A region from the Salidesulfovibrio onnuriiensis genome encodes:
- the topA gene encoding type I DNA topoisomerase, producing MSKDLIIVESPAKVKTISKFLGKDYLVEASVGHVRDLPTRDLGVDEENDFAPAYQVIQGKEDVVKKLRAAAKKAEHVYLAPDPDREGEAIAWHVAELIRKENPNVSRIQFNEITARAVKEALEHPQSLDEALFDSQQARRILDRLVGYKISPILWKNVKRGISAGRVQSVALKILVEREKERRAFEPQEYWPFKALVAGENPPPFWVDLWKYKDKSVKPGGHHVTTADEAQALEKALNESDFLVDNVEEKQRSRQPRPPYITSTLQQEANQRLGYSARKTMTIAQRLYEGVELGRRGTTALITYMRTDSVRIAKDAQDAAKELILDKFGQDYYPAKTRNFKTKGSAQDAHEAIRPVDVTIIPEEVKQYLPSEQYRMYKLIWQRFVASQMAAAKFWDTTVTIKAAETLWRAKGERLLFPGFLAVMDKPADDNTTDLPQLTVGEKVAVNELKKEQKFTQPPPRYSEASLVRTLEELGIGRPSTYAAIISTLIDRDYARLEEKRFAPTELGFTVSDQLSEHFPDLMDVGFTASMENSLDDVAEGKQQWVKLLKVFAKDFYPTLDKARKDMASTVQDTGVQCSECGKPMVVKFGKTGEFLGCTGFPACRNIKNFKRDEKGGIIVVEREEPEDIGIACDKCGRPMSIKQSRRGEFLGCTGYPDCRNIKNFERDEDGNIKIVEQAAPEVVGTCPECGGELHLKKARTGSRFIACANYPDCTYTEPYSTGVPCPNEGCSGTLVEKASRKGKLFYSCSEYPKCDYAVWDWPVKGPCPECGHPVLVRKNTKAKGEHIACPKRSCKYEQPV from the coding sequence ATGTCAAAGGATCTGATCATCGTTGAGAGCCCGGCTAAGGTGAAGACCATCAGCAAATTCCTCGGCAAGGACTACCTTGTGGAGGCATCCGTTGGTCACGTGCGCGACCTGCCCACCCGCGACCTGGGCGTGGATGAGGAAAACGACTTTGCCCCGGCCTACCAGGTCATCCAGGGCAAGGAAGACGTGGTCAAGAAACTGCGCGCGGCCGCCAAGAAGGCCGAGCACGTCTATCTTGCCCCCGACCCCGACCGCGAAGGGGAGGCCATTGCCTGGCACGTTGCCGAGCTGATCCGCAAGGAGAACCCCAACGTCAGCCGCATCCAGTTCAACGAGATCACGGCCCGCGCCGTCAAGGAGGCCCTGGAGCATCCCCAGAGCCTGGACGAGGCCCTGTTCGACTCCCAGCAGGCCCGCCGCATCCTGGACCGCCTCGTGGGCTACAAAATTTCCCCGATCCTGTGGAAGAACGTGAAGCGGGGCATCTCGGCCGGACGCGTCCAGTCCGTGGCCCTCAAGATCCTGGTGGAGCGCGAAAAGGAACGCCGCGCCTTCGAACCGCAGGAATACTGGCCGTTCAAGGCCCTGGTCGCGGGCGAAAACCCGCCGCCGTTCTGGGTGGATCTCTGGAAATACAAGGATAAGAGCGTCAAGCCCGGCGGCCACCACGTGACCACGGCCGACGAGGCCCAGGCACTGGAAAAGGCGCTCAACGAATCCGACTTCCTCGTGGACAACGTGGAGGAAAAGCAGCGTTCGCGCCAGCCGCGCCCGCCGTACATCACCTCCACCCTGCAGCAAGAGGCCAACCAGCGCCTCGGTTATTCCGCGCGCAAGACCATGACCATTGCCCAGCGCCTCTATGAAGGGGTGGAACTGGGCCGCAGGGGCACCACCGCGCTGATCACCTACATGCGTACCGACTCCGTGCGCATCGCCAAGGACGCCCAGGACGCCGCCAAGGAACTGATCCTGGACAAGTTCGGCCAAGACTACTACCCGGCCAAGACACGAAATTTCAAGACCAAGGGCAGCGCGCAGGATGCGCACGAAGCCATCCGCCCGGTCGACGTGACCATCATCCCCGAAGAGGTCAAGCAGTACCTGCCCTCCGAGCAGTACCGGATGTACAAGCTCATCTGGCAGCGCTTCGTGGCCTCCCAGATGGCCGCGGCCAAGTTCTGGGACACCACGGTGACCATCAAGGCGGCCGAGACCCTGTGGCGTGCCAAGGGCGAACGCCTGCTCTTCCCCGGCTTCCTGGCGGTCATGGACAAACCCGCCGACGACAACACCACGGACCTGCCCCAGCTGACCGTGGGCGAAAAGGTGGCCGTGAACGAGCTCAAGAAGGAACAGAAGTTCACCCAGCCGCCGCCGCGCTACTCGGAAGCGTCCCTTGTCCGGACCCTGGAGGAGCTGGGCATCGGCCGTCCTTCCACCTACGCAGCCATCATCTCCACCCTCATCGACCGCGACTACGCCCGCCTCGAGGAAAAGCGCTTTGCGCCCACCGAACTGGGCTTCACGGTCAGCGACCAGCTTTCCGAGCACTTCCCGGACCTCATGGACGTGGGCTTCACCGCCTCCATGGAGAACTCCCTGGACGACGTGGCCGAGGGCAAGCAGCAGTGGGTGAAGCTGCTCAAGGTCTTTGCCAAGGATTTCTACCCCACCCTGGACAAGGCCCGGAAGGACATGGCCTCCACCGTGCAGGACACGGGCGTGCAATGCTCGGAATGCGGCAAGCCCATGGTGGTCAAGTTCGGCAAGACCGGCGAGTTCCTGGGCTGCACCGGATTCCCGGCCTGCCGCAACATCAAGAATTTTAAGCGCGACGAAAAAGGCGGCATCATCGTGGTGGAGCGGGAGGAGCCCGAGGACATCGGCATCGCCTGCGACAAGTGCGGCCGCCCCATGAGCATCAAGCAGAGCCGCCGCGGCGAGTTCCTGGGCTGCACCGGCTACCCGGACTGCCGCAACATCAAGAACTTCGAGCGCGACGAGGACGGCAACATCAAGATCGTGGAGCAGGCAGCCCCCGAAGTGGTGGGCACCTGCCCGGAATGCGGCGGCGAGCTGCACCTGAAAAAGGCCCGCACAGGCTCGCGCTTCATCGCCTGCGCCAACTACCCGGACTGCACCTACACCGAGCCGTATTCCACGGGCGTGCCCTGCCCCAACGAAGGCTGCTCCGGCACCCTGGTGGAAAAGGCCTCGCGCAAGGGCAAGCTCTTCTATTCCTGCAGCGAATACCCCAAGTGCGACTACGCGGTCTGGGACTGGCCCGTGAAGGGCCCCTGCCCGGAATGCGGCCACCCGGTGCTGGTGCGCAAGAACACCAAGGCCAAGGGCGAGCACATTGCCTGCCCCAAGCGTTCCTGCAAGTACGAACAGCCCGTCTAG
- a CDS encoding LysM peptidoglycan-binding domain-containing protein — MKKLTLLAIAMCVVFAWGCSKKVQTEEVVVVEETEVEVAKSPMDVYKADYDALPVSHTVTKGECLWWISEYKHIYNDPFMWPMIYKANRDKIKNPDLIYPGQEFEIPRYGFDLEEVKASRKEAGAPWKALEPGEDAMIPAEMRAALGYSF; from the coding sequence ATGAAGAAGCTGACATTGCTTGCAATCGCCATGTGCGTCGTATTCGCATGGGGCTGTTCCAAAAAGGTGCAAACCGAAGAAGTGGTTGTTGTGGAAGAAACCGAAGTCGAAGTGGCCAAGAGCCCCATGGACGTCTACAAGGCCGACTACGATGCTCTGCCCGTAAGCCACACCGTCACCAAGGGCGAATGCCTGTGGTGGATCTCCGAATACAAGCACATCTACAACGATCCGTTCATGTGGCCCATGATCTACAAGGCCAACCGCGACAAGATCAAGAACCCCGACCTGATCTACCCGGGACAGGAGTTCGAGATTCCCCGCTATGGTTTTGACCTGGAAGAAGTGAAGGCATCCCGCAAGGAAGCAGGCGCTCCGTGGAAGGCTCTCGAGCCGGGCGAAGACGCCATGATCCCCGCTGAAATGCGTGCTGCCCTGGGCTACAGCTTCTAA
- a CDS encoding DUF2721 domain-containing protein, translated as MKITVTTPGLLFPAISLFMLAFTNRFLSLGARVRALHDHFRQSNDEGVRLQIANLRKRIHMIRRMQGYGVLSMLCCILSMICLAEDWILPGEIFFGISLLLLMISLWISFLEIRISVQALDILLQDLEGRK; from the coding sequence ATGAAAATCACCGTGACCACCCCGGGCCTGCTGTTCCCGGCCATCTCCCTGTTCATGCTGGCCTTCACCAACCGGTTCCTTTCGCTGGGGGCCCGCGTGCGCGCCCTGCACGACCATTTCCGGCAGTCCAACGACGAGGGCGTACGCCTGCAGATCGCCAACCTGCGGAAACGCATCCACATGATCCGGCGCATGCAGGGTTACGGCGTGCTGTCCATGCTCTGCTGCATCCTGTCCATGATCTGCCTGGCCGAGGACTGGATCCTGCCCGGCGAAATCTTCTTCGGCATCAGCCTGCTGCTGCTCATGATCTCCCTGTGGATCTCGTTCCTGGAAATCCGCATCTCAGTGCAGGCCCTGGACATCCTGCTCCAGGACCTGGAAGGCCGGAAGTAG
- a CDS encoding DUF2000 domain-containing protein produces MAGKDTKYVIVVDRNLPAGLLANTAAVLATSIGRAARGVVGQSVEDASGNVHEGITQLPIAILASDGPGIAELRKRAAPQDGVYLVGFTSTAQRARRYDEYEQRMAMLATDELEYVGLGIYGDAGVIRRLTGSMPLLR; encoded by the coding sequence ATGGCTGGGAAAGATACGAAATACGTCATCGTCGTGGACAGGAATCTGCCCGCCGGGCTGCTGGCCAACACGGCCGCGGTCCTGGCCACGAGCATCGGTCGGGCGGCCCGGGGCGTGGTGGGGCAGAGCGTGGAGGACGCCTCCGGCAATGTGCACGAGGGCATCACGCAGCTGCCCATCGCCATTCTGGCCTCGGACGGGCCGGGGATCGCCGAGTTGCGCAAAAGGGCCGCCCCGCAGGATGGGGTGTATCTGGTCGGGTTCACGTCCACGGCCCAGCGCGCCCGGCGCTACGACGAATACGAGCAGCGCATGGCCATGCTCGCGACGGACGAACTGGAATACGTGGGGCTGGGGATCTACGGCGATGCCGGCGTGATCAGGAGGCTTACGGGCAGCATGCCCCTGCTGCGCTAG
- the glpX gene encoding class II fructose-bisphosphatase, which produces MEVPQKNLALDLVRVTEAAALACARWLGRGDKNEADRAAVDAMRLCFNSLDIDGTVMIGEGEKDDAPMLYNGEKLGRADGGPAVDIAVDPLEGTSLLAYGRPNAISVVGVAPKGTMLDPGPSFYMQKLVVPSAAKNVVDIEAPVAHNLKYIAKALDKDVDDLVVFVLDKPRHKKLISDIREAGARIQLHSDGDITGSLMAIDPRSEVDVMMGTGGTPEGVLSAIAIRIMGGEMFCKFDPQRQDEKNLIAEAGMDIRRVYTVGDMVSSDDLFFAATGISGGTFLKGVKYTGHGAETSSLVMRGKTGTIRYVEAIHDWESLMKFSAVQYD; this is translated from the coding sequence ATGGAAGTCCCCCAAAAGAACCTGGCCCTCGACCTTGTCCGCGTCACCGAAGCCGCTGCCCTGGCCTGCGCCCGCTGGCTCGGCAGGGGTGATAAGAACGAAGCGGACCGCGCAGCCGTGGACGCCATGCGCCTGTGCTTCAATTCGCTGGATATCGACGGCACCGTCATGATCGGCGAAGGCGAGAAGGACGACGCGCCCATGCTTTACAACGGCGAAAAGCTCGGCCGCGCCGACGGCGGCCCCGCCGTGGATATCGCCGTGGACCCGCTGGAAGGCACCAGCCTGCTGGCCTATGGCCGCCCCAACGCCATCTCCGTGGTGGGCGTGGCCCCCAAGGGCACCATGCTGGACCCGGGCCCGAGTTTCTACATGCAGAAGCTCGTGGTTCCCTCGGCCGCCAAGAACGTGGTGGATATCGAGGCTCCGGTGGCCCACAACCTGAAATACATTGCCAAGGCCCTGGACAAGGACGTGGACGACCTGGTTGTCTTCGTGCTGGACAAGCCGCGCCACAAGAAGCTCATCAGCGACATCCGCGAGGCGGGCGCGCGCATCCAGCTCCATTCCGACGGCGACATCACCGGCTCGCTCATGGCCATTGACCCGCGCAGCGAGGTGGACGTGATGATGGGCACCGGCGGCACCCCCGAGGGCGTGCTCTCGGCCATCGCCATCCGCATCATGGGCGGCGAGATGTTCTGCAAGTTCGACCCGCAGCGTCAGGACGAGAAGAATCTCATCGCCGAGGCGGGCATGGATATCCGCCGTGTCTACACCGTGGGCGACATGGTCAGCTCCGACGACCTGTTCTTCGCGGCCACCGGAATTTCCGGCGGCACCTTCCTCAAGGGCGTGAAGTACACCGGGCACGGCGCCGAGACCTCTTCCCTGGTCATGCGCGGCAAGACCGGCACCATCCGCTACGTGGAAGCCATCCACGACTGGGAATCGCTCATGAAGTTCAGCGCCGTCCAGTACGACTAG
- a CDS encoding Lon protease family protein: MKKALDAKRLRARLDPEKVPFTGSEDLPARTTIDKFQPRAIQALTMALRIKGNEYNVYVAGQPNMGRTYFVKSFLAPLAAKAATPQDWVYLYNFEDEDKPIALPMPAGQGRKFKNAQSKAMGKLKTELPLRFEKDAFQKKHENLIRKYNLKREKLFAKMEEIAAKQDFKVRFDEEGVLTLTPVVDGKVVGEGDFDKLDPALKKQLKARGEVLLDDVSGYLRQINKNEQTLRRDEDELHRKTARSVLKEFLGPVRERFGTIEGLKDYFELLEEEVVENFDQLLPKEPAIPGLGMEHSGEDFFTRFEANLFVDNSKSKGAPVVMEDHPTVFNLLGSIERESEMGALYTDHTLIKAGAIHKANHGYLVLNVEDLLANTSSWEGLLRALRAGQSRIEDPVEPDQVRARTIQPGPIPLELRVVLIGTDEHYEMLLYHDDRFAKYFKLKAHLQSRVTRTAGNIKKYLAAIGEICRDAKPLPLTREALAGLVDFGSQLAEDQKRLSLYFPLIRERIMEASALAEMHGKKEVDAKILQEAIRARDFRSNLYEAEFMADYDREVIKVSTGGEGVGQVNGLSVTLFGDYEFGLPHRIACTVGVGHGGILDLEREAELGGPIHTKAMMILKSYLIGMFAQDKPIVLTGSLCFEQSYAGIEGDSASGAELVALLSALAGMPVNLSYAFTGAVSLSGAIMAVGGVTSKIEGFFQVCHRRGLTGKQGVLIPADNVDNLMLGEEVVRAVEEGKFHIHPIKSIEEAVEILMGARAGSRGKSGKFPLGSVYRRVDDRLAELAELAVPNGKKGSR; the protein is encoded by the coding sequence ATGAAGAAAGCACTCGACGCAAAAAGGCTGCGCGCCCGGCTGGATCCCGAAAAGGTTCCCTTCACCGGCAGCGAGGATCTTCCGGCCCGCACCACCATCGACAAGTTCCAGCCCCGCGCCATCCAGGCCCTGACCATGGCCCTGCGCATCAAGGGCAACGAGTACAACGTCTACGTGGCGGGCCAGCCCAACATGGGCCGCACCTATTTCGTGAAAAGCTTCCTCGCGCCCCTGGCCGCCAAGGCCGCGACGCCCCAGGACTGGGTCTACCTCTACAATTTCGAGGACGAGGACAAGCCAATAGCCCTGCCCATGCCCGCGGGCCAGGGCCGCAAGTTCAAGAACGCCCAGTCCAAGGCCATGGGCAAGCTCAAGACCGAGCTGCCCCTGCGCTTTGAAAAGGACGCCTTCCAGAAAAAGCACGAGAACCTGATCCGCAAGTACAACCTCAAGCGGGAAAAGCTCTTCGCCAAGATGGAGGAGATCGCGGCCAAGCAGGACTTCAAGGTCCGCTTCGACGAAGAGGGCGTGCTGACCCTGACCCCGGTGGTGGACGGCAAGGTGGTGGGCGAAGGCGACTTCGACAAGCTCGACCCCGCCCTCAAGAAGCAGCTCAAGGCCCGGGGTGAGGTCCTGCTGGACGACGTTTCCGGCTACCTGCGCCAGATCAACAAGAACGAGCAGACCCTGCGCAGGGACGAGGACGAACTGCACCGGAAGACCGCCCGCAGCGTGCTCAAGGAATTCCTGGGCCCTGTGCGCGAACGCTTCGGGACCATCGAGGGGCTCAAGGACTATTTCGAGCTGCTCGAAGAGGAGGTGGTGGAAAACTTCGACCAGCTCCTGCCCAAGGAGCCGGCCATCCCCGGCCTGGGCATGGAGCATTCGGGCGAGGACTTCTTCACCCGCTTCGAGGCCAACCTGTTCGTGGATAATAGCAAGAGCAAGGGCGCGCCCGTGGTTATGGAGGACCACCCCACGGTGTTCAACCTGCTGGGCAGCATAGAACGCGAATCCGAGATGGGGGCCCTGTACACGGACCACACCCTGATCAAGGCCGGGGCCATCCACAAGGCCAACCACGGCTACCTGGTGCTCAACGTGGAGGATCTGCTGGCCAACACCTCCTCCTGGGAGGGCCTGCTTCGCGCCCTGCGCGCGGGCCAGTCCCGCATCGAGGACCCGGTGGAGCCGGACCAGGTGAGGGCCCGCACCATCCAGCCCGGCCCCATCCCCCTGGAACTGCGCGTGGTGCTCATCGGCACGGACGAGCATTACGAAATGCTCCTGTACCACGACGACCGCTTCGCCAAATACTTCAAGCTCAAGGCCCATCTGCAGTCCCGGGTGACGCGCACCGCGGGCAACATCAAGAAATACCTGGCCGCCATCGGCGAGATCTGCCGCGACGCAAAGCCCCTGCCCCTCACCCGCGAGGCCCTGGCCGGGCTCGTGGACTTCGGCTCGCAGCTGGCCGAGGACCAGAAACGCCTCTCCCTGTATTTCCCGCTCATCCGGGAACGGATCATGGAGGCATCGGCCCTGGCCGAGATGCACGGCAAAAAGGAAGTGGACGCGAAGATCCTGCAGGAGGCCATCCGGGCCCGCGACTTCCGCTCCAACCTCTACGAGGCGGAATTCATGGCCGACTATGACCGCGAGGTCATCAAGGTCTCCACGGGCGGGGAAGGCGTGGGCCAGGTCAACGGCCTGTCCGTGACCCTGTTCGGGGACTACGAATTCGGCCTGCCGCACCGCATCGCCTGCACCGTGGGCGTGGGGCACGGCGGCATCCTGGACCTGGAGCGCGAGGCCGAGCTGGGCGGCCCCATCCACACCAAGGCCATGATGATCCTCAAGAGCTATCTCATCGGCATGTTCGCCCAGGACAAGCCCATCGTGCTCACGGGCTCCCTGTGTTTCGAGCAGAGCTACGCGGGCATCGAGGGCGACTCGGCGTCGGGCGCGGAACTGGTGGCCCTGCTTTCGGCCCTGGCGGGCATGCCCGTGAACCTGAGCTACGCCTTTACCGGGGCCGTGAGCCTGAGCGGCGCCATCATGGCCGTGGGCGGGGTGACCAGCAAGATCGAGGGCTTCTTCCAGGTCTGCCACCGCAGGGGGCTCACCGGAAAGCAGGGCGTGCTCATCCCCGCCGACAACGTGGACAACCTCATGCTCGGCGAGGAAGTGGTCCGCGCCGTGGAGGAAGGCAAATTCCACATTCATCCGATCAAGAGCATCGAGGAGGCCGTGGAAATTCTCATGGGGGCCCGCGCGGGCAGCCGGGGCAAATCCGGCAAGTTCCCCCTGGGCAGCGTGTACCGTCGCGTGGACGACCGCTTGGCCGAGCTGGCCGAGCTGGCCGTGCCCAACGGCAAGAAGGGGAGCAGGTAG
- the tkt gene encoding transketolase yields MKNDCQLDQKTVAVVKGLIMDGVAKANSGHPGGAMSSADFATLLYQDFLNYDPDNADWFNRDRFILSAGHESMLLYSLLHLTGFLGMDEIKNFRQMGSLTPGHPECHLTPGVEATTGPLGQGFAMSVGFASAEAFLRQKLGADVVDHFTYVLSSDGDLQEPIAMGAASLAGLWGLGKLVVFYDSNKIQLAGPTRQVDCADIRKVFEGLCWQVLEVDGHDHTQIRKAAQDARLEGSKPTLIVCHTTMAKGAATMEGNHKTHGEPLKAEEIKATKEKLGLPDEAFHVPQDVLDNFRGRQASMRERVAAWQKNLDSRLASDADFAALWKQINCKRSELKIDWPEFTPGESMATRKAWGTCLDAVMNDIPNLLGGSADLDPSNQTANFRKTMGDFGLDGYQARNLAFGVREFPMAAIMNGMALHGGIIPFGATFLTFSDYCRNAIRMSALQELPSIYIFTHDSFWVGEDGPTHQPIEHISSLRMIPDLIDLRPCDATETAVCLDVAFTQDKLPSCVFLTRQGLPILDPAEYPAVKDGARRGGYVLKDCEGTPDLIIAASGSEVALALETAKLLKRKVRVVNICSFKLFDDQPESYKKEVFPPEVTARAAAEAGRTDLWHKYVGCDGVVLGLDHFGQSAPGKELSAKYGFTPENFAKRIREKY; encoded by the coding sequence ATGAAAAACGATTGCCAGCTGGATCAGAAAACCGTTGCAGTGGTCAAGGGTCTGATCATGGACGGCGTAGCCAAAGCCAATTCCGGACATCCGGGCGGCGCCATGTCCTCGGCGGACTTCGCCACCCTGCTGTATCAGGATTTCCTGAACTATGATCCGGACAATGCGGACTGGTTCAACCGTGACCGGTTCATCCTTTCCGCGGGCCACGAATCCATGCTTCTTTACAGCCTGCTGCACCTGACCGGTTTTCTGGGCATGGACGAAATCAAGAATTTCCGTCAGATGGGCAGCCTGACCCCCGGGCACCCCGAATGCCATCTGACCCCGGGCGTGGAGGCCACCACCGGCCCCCTGGGCCAGGGCTTCGCCATGTCCGTGGGCTTTGCCTCGGCCGAGGCCTTCCTGCGCCAGAAGCTCGGCGCCGACGTGGTGGACCACTTCACCTACGTGCTCAGCTCCGACGGCGACCTGCAGGAGCCCATCGCCATGGGCGCGGCTTCCCTGGCCGGCCTCTGGGGCCTGGGCAAGCTCGTGGTCTTCTACGACTCCAACAAGATCCAGCTGGCCGGTCCCACCAGGCAGGTGGACTGCGCCGACATCCGCAAGGTCTTCGAGGGCCTGTGCTGGCAGGTGCTGGAAGTGGACGGCCACGACCACACCCAGATCCGCAAGGCCGCACAGGATGCGCGCCTGGAGGGCTCCAAGCCCACCCTGATCGTCTGCCACACCACCATGGCCAAGGGCGCCGCCACCATGGAAGGCAACCACAAGACCCACGGCGAGCCGCTCAAGGCCGAGGAGATCAAGGCCACCAAGGAAAAGCTCGGCCTGCCCGACGAGGCGTTCCACGTTCCCCAAGACGTGCTGGACAACTTCCGCGGCCGTCAGGCCTCCATGCGCGAGCGCGTGGCCGCCTGGCAGAAAAATCTCGATTCCCGACTGGCTTCCGATGCGGACTTTGCGGCCCTGTGGAAGCAGATCAACTGCAAGCGCTCCGAACTGAAGATCGACTGGCCCGAATTCACGCCGGGCGAATCCATGGCCACCCGCAAGGCCTGGGGCACCTGCCTCGATGCGGTCATGAACGACATCCCCAACCTGCTGGGCGGTTCCGCCGACCTGGACCCGTCCAACCAGACCGCCAACTTCCGTAAGACCATGGGCGACTTCGGCCTGGACGGCTACCAGGCCCGCAACCTGGCTTTTGGAGTGCGCGAGTTCCCCATGGCCGCCATCATGAACGGCATGGCCCTGCATGGCGGCATCATCCCGTTCGGCGCCACGTTCCTGACCTTCTCGGACTACTGCCGCAACGCCATCCGCATGTCCGCGCTGCAGGAACTGCCGTCCATCTACATCTTCACCCACGATTCCTTCTGGGTGGGCGAGGACGGCCCCACGCACCAGCCCATCGAGCACATCAGCAGCCTGCGCATGATCCCGGATCTCATCGACCTGCGTCCCTGCGACGCCACCGAGACCGCGGTCTGCCTGGACGTGGCCTTCACCCAGGATAAGCTGCCCTCCTGCGTGTTCCTGACCCGCCAGGGTCTGCCCATCCTGGACCCGGCCGAATATCCGGCCGTCAAGGACGGCGCCCGCCGCGGCGGTTACGTGCTCAAGGACTGCGAAGGCACTCCGGACCTGATCATCGCCGCTTCCGGCTCCGAGGTCGCCCTGGCCCTGGAAACCGCCAAGCTGCTCAAGCGCAAGGTCCGCGTGGTCAACATCTGCAGCTTCAAGCTTTTTGACGACCAGCCCGAGTCCTACAAGAAGGAAGTCTTCCCGCCCGAGGTCACCGCACGTGCCGCCGCGGAAGCCGGCCGCACCGACCTCTGGCACAAGTACGTGGGCTGCGACGGCGTTGTCCTCGGTCTCGACCACTTCGGTCAATCCGCGCCCGGCAAGGAACTCTCCGCAAAATACGGTTTCACCCCGGAGAATTTCGCCAAGCGCATCAGGGAAAAATATTAG
- the rpiB gene encoding ribose 5-phosphate isomerase B yields the protein MVKKIIIGSDHGGFNLKRHLVEFLKGQGVDVVDEGPESAESCDYPVFAAKVAQKVSREGCLGILICGTGQGMAMTANRFEGVRAAVCTNEFMARMARAHNDANVLCLGERVIGIGTAEGVVQAYLETEFEGDRHKRRIDLIETVGK from the coding sequence ATGGTTAAGAAGATCATCATCGGATCGGACCACGGCGGCTTCAACCTGAAGCGTCATCTGGTCGAGTTTTTGAAGGGCCAGGGCGTGGACGTTGTGGACGAAGGGCCCGAGAGCGCCGAAAGCTGCGACTATCCGGTCTTTGCCGCCAAGGTGGCCCAAAAGGTGTCCCGGGAGGGCTGCCTCGGCATTCTCATCTGCGGCACGGGCCAGGGCATGGCCATGACCGCCAACCGCTTCGAAGGCGTTCGCGCCGCCGTGTGCACCAACGAATTCATGGCGCGCATGGCCCGGGCGCACAACGACGCCAACGTGCTCTGCCTGGGCGAACGCGTCATCGGCATCGGCACGGCCGAAGGCGTTGTGCAGGCATATCTGGAAACCGAATTCGAGGGAGACCGCCACAAACGGCGCATCGACCTCATTGAAACCGTAGGCAAATAA